The genome window TGCTGTCAAAGCTCATTTTATGATGACGATCCTTCGATATCTCTTCGATGTGAATGAACCTGTGTCCGTCGGGGAGGGTGAGGCCCCAGTTGAAGATCTCGTGGTTCATCTCTGAATCATTGATTAGCACAACTCTCAGCAATGACAGATTCTTGTAGGTGTGGCTTCGATCGCCTTCCTCAACCAACACGTTTGCGCGGATTTGTGATGGGGCGGCGCCGGCGAGAATACCATCAAGAGTGGTCTGACGCACAACTTTCGGCAGCCTCGCTTTCCAGTAGTCGTAGCCGATCTTCAAGGTGGTTGCGCCGATACTTCCGCCAGCGAGTCCCTGAAGAAATCTCAGCCAATTATCGCCCATTCCTCCCTCCACGTCGTCGTCCGGTCCCTCATGGGAGGTGCCGGCTTGACCCTAGAAAAGTGCGTCACCGAGTGTCGCACGCATGGCCACTCCGGAAGACTATACTGTTGAGATCGCCCGTCTGGAACGGCTGCTCAATGCTGGCGTCACGTCCGGAAACACGGACGGTCGCTCCGCGACGTTCGACTTGGCGGCAATTCGGCAGCGGCTCGCGGAGCTGAAATCCGCTCAGTTCACGGCTGGGCTCGGGGACGGTTATTACCGGCCCCGCAACGCGACCATCGACCTCTCGGGGGCCTGATGGGACGCTTCACCAACGCCTGCCGCGCTTTCGGCCGGTCTCTCTTCGGCTACGGGTACGACGCCATCGCCCCGTCCAACAAGCGAGAGCGGATCCAGGTCCACAACGGGACCGAAGACGAGATTCTGAAACAGCAGGACCGGGCCTCGCTGATTTCGGTCTCCCGCACGCTCCACCGGAACTCGTCCATCGTCCAGTGGATGGTGGAGCGGCACCTCGATTTCGTCTCGTCGTTCACGTACCAGTGCATGCACCCCGACAAGGGGTTCAAGCGCGCCGTCGAAGAGCTCATCCGGGAGCGGTCGAAGCGGGAGAACGCCGACGTCACCGGGCGATTCCGCCTCGACAAGATCGTCCGCCTCTCGGAGTGCTCGAGGACGACGGACGGAGATCTCCTCCACGTCCACCTCGCCAGCAACAAGATCCAGACCATCAGTGGTGACCGGATCCGGAATCGGGACGGCGCGGACCAGGACGACTGGATCAACGGCGTCCGGCTGCGGAAGGACGGCTCCGTCCGCTCCTATGGGATCTACCGTAGGAAGTACGGGGGGTATGAGTGGGAGCGAGAGCTCTCCGCGGAAAACGCCTTCCTGCACGGCTATTTCCGCAGGGGCTCGCAATACCGCGGGATCAGCCCGCTCGCGTCGGCCTGCAACGGACTCCGCGACATCTACACGACGATGGAGCTGGCCCGCGCCAAAATGAAGGTCGGGCAGATCTTCGCTCTCGCGCTGACCTCTGACCCGAACCCGATCCCGGGCGTGCCGGACATTGCCGGCAACGCGACAACGCAAGAGACGCCGCGGGGCGACGGGACCACCGTCCGAACAACCAAGGTCGACTTCGGCGCCGGGCCCCAGGTCCTGCAGCTCCGCGGGAACGAGAAGGCGGAGTTCCTCGAATCCAACGCCCCGGGCAGCGGCTTCCTGGATCTTCACGAAGCCGAGATCGCCGTGGCCCTGAAGTGCCTCGATCTGCCCTACAGCTTCTTCGACGAGAGCCACACGAATTTCGTCGGACAACTGGCCGCTCTGCAGTTGTACAAGGTCGCGTGCCGCACCAAGCGTGATGACAACATCGAGCTCCTCGATTGGCACACCGACCGGTGGCTCACGAATGCGGTCCTCTCCGGTGACCTGACTCTCCCCCGGGGGATGACGGTTGACCAGGTCCCGTACGCGTGGATCCCGATCGGCCTCCCGTGGTGGGACAAAGCCAAACAGATCCGCAGCGAGCTCGCCGCAATCTCCGGTGGCCTGGGCAACCCCCAGGAGACCTGCCGCGAGATGGGGGGCGAGTTCGAGCACAACATCGACCAGATGGCTGCCGCCCTCGAGTACGCCGACGAGAAGTTGTCCCGCTTCGGCGTCCGTCTCCGCTGGGACAACCCCACGCCAATCAACGTCCTGCCCGTCGCTGAGCCCGTGGAAGCTCCCGAGTCATGACCACCGCCATTCCCGCCCGACCGCTCAACTTTCACCGCGGATCCCTCGCCAAGGGCCTCGCGGCGGGCGAGCTGCCGCGCGTCGAGCGGGACGGGGGGAACCAGGGGGCGGGGCTGATCCGCGGTTTCTCGCTCATCTCCCGCGGCGAAGCCCTCGGCCATCGCTTCTGGATCGATCAGACGATGGTGGGACAGGTCCATAACGCGACTCTCGAGGCGGGTGACAAGGGCCTCAAGGTGCGATTCACGCACCCCAGCCTCTCCGCAGATGGCCTCGGCACGTATCTCGGCCGCGCCGTCCGTCGGACGAAGGCCGAGGACGAAGCCTACGTTGACCAGGCATTCGCCGATCTCCACTTCAGCAAGACCGCCCACACCGCTCCCGATGGCGATCTCGCGTCGTACGTCATGGACCTGGCGGAGAACGAGCCCGATCAGTTCGGAGCCAGCATCGTCTTCCTGCACGACGGTAAGGCGGAAGAGGAGTTTGCGCTCGCCCACGGAGCGTTCTGGGACGAGGACCCGTACTACGGCCCGTTCCTGAACTTTGCGAAGTTCCAGTCCCCCGACCCGCTCAACGTCAACAACTACCCGCATTGCCGGCTGGCCGATCTCCACGGCGCCGACGTCGTCGACGAGCCCGCCGCCAACCCCGGGGGACTGTTCCACCGGAAGGCCTCCGCCGCCCACGAGGCGAATGCCCTCGCGGCCTTCGCTCTCGGTCTCAAGGGGGCCGAGCGCCCCACCCTGACCTCTCTGAACATGGATCCCGATCGGGTCCAGTCGTTCGTTTCCCGTTTCCTGGATCAGAACGGGCTCGTTCTGGCCCGAAAGGATGACTCCATGTCCACCGCCGCTTCCTCGACTCCTGCTGCTCCGGCTCCCGCGGCGGCCCCGCCGGCCGTCACCCCGCTCGCTGCTGGCACGCTCCCCACGACGGCGCCGGCCGCCGAGAAGCCGGCCGATACGGCCCCAGTGATGATCACCCGCGACCAGCTCGGAGCCTGGACGGCGGAGTTCGGCGCCGAGAACGCGGTGAACTGGCTGGCAGCCGGCCACGACCTGGGCGAGGCCCGCCGGCTCCACAACGCCGCTCTCCAAGAGCAGCTCGCCGCCTCCCGCAACGAGACGAAGGAGCTTCAGGAGCGTCTCGCCTCGGCTCGCGTCGGGGAAAAGGACGCCCTCTCCGCCGACGCTGAGTCGGTCGACAAGGAGAAGCCTAAGGCCGATCCGGACGCGTCCGCTGTCGATCGCCTGACGGCGGCGAACGAGGCGCGGCTCAATCGGACTGCCAAGAAGTAACTGCCGCCCCCCAATTCACGAGAGAGCGGGATCCCCTGCCAGAGGCTTCCCCTCGGTTCGACTGACTCGCCTCTGGCTCTCCATCGCGTTCCCTTCCTGAGGTTTCTCCATGGCTCGCCCCACTCTTCTCGATATGGCCAAACTGCGGGCCGACGACGGCGTCGTCGATCTGCTCGACGAGGCCATGATCGACGCCCCCGAGCTCCGGTACATCACCGGCATGCCGATCGTCGGCAGCTCGTTCAAGTCCCTCGTCCGGATCAAGCTCCCCCGGGTCGGATTCTCGAACGCCAACAACGGCGTCGATCCCGGCAA of Planctomyces sp. SH-PL14 contains these proteins:
- a CDS encoding phage portal protein, yielding MGRFTNACRAFGRSLFGYGYDAIAPSNKRERIQVHNGTEDEILKQQDRASLISVSRTLHRNSSIVQWMVERHLDFVSSFTYQCMHPDKGFKRAVEELIRERSKRENADVTGRFRLDKIVRLSECSRTTDGDLLHVHLASNKIQTISGDRIRNRDGADQDDWINGVRLRKDGSVRSYGIYRRKYGGYEWERELSAENAFLHGYFRRGSQYRGISPLASACNGLRDIYTTMELARAKMKVGQIFALALTSDPNPIPGVPDIAGNATTQETPRGDGTTVRTTKVDFGAGPQVLQLRGNEKAEFLESNAPGSGFLDLHEAEIAVALKCLDLPYSFFDESHTNFVGQLAALQLYKVACRTKRDDNIELLDWHTDRWLTNAVLSGDLTLPRGMTVDQVPYAWIPIGLPWWDKAKQIRSELAAISGGLGNPQETCREMGGEFEHNIDQMAAALEYADEKLSRFGVRLRWDNPTPINVLPVAEPVEAPES